The Fusarium fujikuroi IMI 58289 draft genome, chromosome FFUJ_chr05 DNA segment ATTGCGCTGACTGAACCAATTGCGCGACGTTGAACAAGCGTTGGCAGCTGTATACGCGCATTCCAGCGGTGTGGATGAGCTTGAGTTAGTTGGGTGAGCACCCTGCAAGATTGGCGTGTGCGCAGCATGATTGGCAGTAGAAAGGAAACTCAATGATAGTACTCTAGGCGCAGTAATCAGGCAACTACCGTAATTTGATATCAATTGGTAGTCCCACACGTtgtaaattaattaaacaTACGAGTTatctcaaggttgaggggtAAGAATAATGCCTCTGAAGGTCTCATTATGTGGGAGCTCCATATCCCCACATGCGACGTCAGGTCTCCCACTTACTGGCCCATTTGTGTGTGCATCTGCCGTTCGGTAATAAACTTGGGACTTACAGTGAAGTCTACTAATACGCCCAGAGAATAAAAGGAAAATGAACCATTAGATTAGATCCAAAACATCCTCAACTTGAACAATCACATCAAACCCCTAAGAAGAATTACACATCAAACATCAGCATGGTCGCCGCTATCAAGAGACGTGAGCCCGCCACAGATCCCCAGAAAGTCTTCCACTACACAGACCTCCAGCGCACCAAACCTACCCGCGAGAATGACCCCTACGAGTACCAAGCAGGCTGGGGTAACCGCCATCAATCAGAGGTCATCCCCGGCACTCTCCCCGCCGGCCAAAACAACCCTCAAGACAGAGGTTTTGGTCTGTACACTGAGGGTATCACCTACTCTGCTTTCGCAGCTCCTCGCGGCCTCAACATGAGCACGTACATGTATCGCGCTCGACCATCAGCTGCTCATCAGGGATACTCCAGCATTGAGACAAAGTCTCATATTGAGAACTGTTTTTTGTCGTTGAATCCCAAGGTTGAGCCTTTGTATCAGCAGGCGGAGTGGTCGCCTTTTCCACTGCCgaaggatgatgagacgATTGACTTTACGGATGGGTTACATACACTTGCTGGAAGTGGTGATCCCAATCTTCGTCAGGGCATCGCTGTGTATGTTTACATGATCAATGCTTCTATGATCAACAAGGCATATTGCAACACAGACGGTGACTTTCTCATCACTCCTCAACTCGGCATCATAGACATCCAAACCGAGTTGGGTCGTCTCTTCGTCCAGCCGGGCGAGATTTGCGTTATCCAGCGTGGTGTACGTTTCCGAATCAATCTAGCAGAGGGCGTCCCCGTTGCTCGTGGCCATATCGCTGAAGTCTGGGGATCTATGTGGGAGCTGCCTGACTTGGGACCCATCGGAGGACATGGCCTGGCAAACCCACGAGACTTTCTATATCCTGTTGCTCATATTGACGAGGATCTACACGTGCCTTTCAAGATTGTTGTGAAGAACAACGGAAAGCATGTTGTCATCAGTCAGGATCATAGTCCGTTTGACGTTGTTGCATGGCATGGGAATGCAGTTCCCTACAAGGTAAGCTACCGACACACCGCTACCAGCAGGTCACGTACTAACTACATAAACCATAGTACGATTTGACAAAGTTTGCATCTCAGAATAGTACCAGCATCGATCACACAGACCCAAGCATCAACACCGTTCTTACAGCAAAGTCATTCGATCCTCACGTTCCGCTCGCAGACTATCTCTGGTTCGGCCCTCGGTGGGACGTGGCTAGTAACTCTTTGCGAGCACCTTACTATCACAGAAACAGCGCAACTGAGATGCTGGCATGTATCTATGGAGCAGGTCTCGGTCGGTCCGATGACTTCTTGCCCGGTGGCTGTAGTTACGAAGGCGGACATACTCCACATGGTGGATTCGGTGAGGAGTATATCACTGAAGCTATCTTGCAGCACAATGAACCACGCAGAATCTTAGAGAGTAAGTAATGGGCCTTGAGAGATATGATATAGTTACTGACTTGGGGACAGATCAAATGACCATCATGGTTGAGTCATCTCGCACATTCCTGTTCACAGAGTATGCTCGAGAGATCTGTGGTGTTCTTCACAAACAAGCCACGGATTACCGGGTTTGGGATAATCTTCCCGATCGTTTCTCAGCACATCCTTTGACcaaacagcttcttgagcgtGTTGCAAAGGATAAGGTGAACCAGAAGAAGGCGGTTGACTACTATCATTCTGTTCAATTGCTCGATGCCAAGGGCCAGCCTACGCAAGTCCTGCCTCCTCTCGAGACTAATGGCCATGCAAAGATTAGTGCAGTCGATGCAGCGGTTTGGAATTAGGACAACTTTGTGGATTTATCTTGAGCAAAGAAATGCCGTGTATTTGTATTTAATAGCGCTATAGGCTCTCACGCTTGAATGGTATCCTGTCCGATAACAAACCTCTATATGTGCTTGAGTGATTGTACATGCAAAACCGCCAGCGTTCCAACTGCGAGCTCGCTTCAATCACCACCCATACGGTC contains these protein-coding regions:
- a CDS encoding probable homogentisate 1,2-dioxygenase — translated: MVAAIKRREPATDPQKVFHYTDLQRTKPTRENDPYEYQAGWGNRHQSEVIPGTLPAGQNNPQDRGFGLYTEGITYSAFAAPRGLNMSTYMYRARPSAAHQGYSSIETKSHIENCFLSLNPKVEPLYQQAEWSPFPLPKDDETIDFTDGLHTLAGSGDPNLRQGIAVYVYMINASMINKAYCNTDGDFLITPQLGIIDIQTELGRLFVQPGEICVIQRGVRFRINLAEGVPVARGHIAEVWGSMWELPDLGPIGGHGLANPRDFLYPVAHIDEDLHVPFKIVVKNNGKHVVISQDHSPFDVVAWHGNAVPYKYDLTKFASQNSTSIDHTDPSINTVLTAKSFDPHVPLADYLWFGPRWDVASNSLRAPYYHRNSATEMLACIYGAGLGRSDDFLPGGCSYEGGHTPHGGFGEEYITEAILQHNEPRRILENQMTIMVESSRTFLFTEYAREICGVLHKQATDYRVWDNLPDRFSAHPLTKQLLERVAKDKVNQKKAVDYYHSVQLLDAKGQPTQVLPPLETNGHAKISAVDAAVWN